Proteins from one Hydrogenivirga caldilitoris genomic window:
- a CDS encoding sensor histidine kinase — MKRLIYRLLSLNIGTKLTITFIFLIFITSVPLSYVVINLSERIFYENTVKSLKDNIISEEFQLRYYMINRDYWSLFKFVKGLAQKNSVSEAAVIDGKGRVLAHSDPQRYPIGSEYSGKGDISYPIVGLGSEVGSVVLLLNRESIWAEFKPIRLFLMFSALPFALISLLLGVLISYRIRSRLSRIEKSIEVAKKGNLAELERVEFLEKDELQDFADFLFETIKALRNYYENIDFAQRFYGNLLNTINELVFVTDRDGKVFYVNDKVRDIGYRMEELIGRSIESIVEYPKEFVQEKESKYREVRVKGRDRAIPALMGVAHYEDWNIVTLVDISDRKVLEEKLKRMELFSTLGEMSANLAHELKNAMLPLNLLSSVDKLSEEDLFVIRNSLSRMTRLVNMFLNFAKPSSVERTKFKLSLVVDEVLSLTETKVKEKNVRIVKKVEDVEVASSRDLIEIILINLLSNAIDAVEERGEVGIQVFLEGGILNIEVWDTGKGIPEEEKEKVFEPFYTTKEGGSGLGLSIVLRNVYLLKGTLELNSEPGKGSIFKIKIPVQGAEHGKYPPY; from the coding sequence ATGAAGAGGCTAATATATAGACTGCTGAGTCTAAATATAGGAACCAAACTCACCATAACCTTTATATTTCTTATATTTATAACTTCTGTACCTCTCTCCTACGTGGTTATTAATCTCAGTGAGAGGATATTTTACGAGAACACCGTAAAGTCCTTGAAAGATAACATAATAAGCGAGGAATTCCAGCTAAGGTATTACATGATAAACAGGGATTACTGGAGTCTATTCAAGTTTGTAAAGGGGCTTGCCCAGAAGAATTCCGTTTCTGAGGCTGCGGTCATTGATGGGAAGGGCAGGGTTCTCGCCCATTCAGACCCCCAGAGGTATCCTATCGGGTCAGAGTACAGCGGAAAGGGGGACATCTCTTATCCTATCGTCGGTCTTGGGTCTGAGGTTGGTTCTGTAGTTTTACTCCTGAATAGGGAAAGCATATGGGCTGAGTTTAAACCAATAAGGCTTTTCCTGATGTTCTCAGCCCTTCCTTTTGCCTTAATAAGCCTTCTCCTGGGGGTGTTGATATCTTACAGGATAAGGTCAAGACTCTCAAGGATAGAGAAATCAATAGAGGTTGCGAAGAAGGGGAACCTAGCCGAGTTGGAAAGAGTTGAGTTCCTGGAAAAGGATGAGCTTCAGGATTTTGCTGACTTTCTCTTTGAAACCATAAAGGCTCTCAGAAACTATTACGAGAACATAGACTTTGCCCAGAGGTTTTACGGAAACCTGCTAAACACTATCAACGAGCTTGTATTCGTCACCGACAGAGACGGAAAGGTTTTTTACGTTAACGACAAGGTGAGAGACATAGGTTACAGGATGGAGGAACTTATAGGAAGAAGCATTGAGAGCATAGTTGAGTATCCCAAAGAATTTGTACAGGAAAAGGAGTCCAAGTACAGGGAGGTAAGGGTGAAGGGGAGAGATAGAGCCATACCTGCTCTGATGGGAGTTGCCCATTACGAGGACTGGAACATAGTTACCCTTGTGGATATATCCGACAGGAAGGTACTTGAGGAAAAACTCAAGAGAATGGAACTCTTCTCTACACTTGGAGAGATGAGTGCAAACTTAGCCCACGAGCTTAAGAACGCTATGTTGCCCCTTAACCTTCTCTCCTCTGTTGATAAATTATCCGAGGAAGACCTCTTTGTAATAAGGAACTCCCTTTCTAGAATGACAAGGTTGGTCAATATGTTTCTCAACTTTGCAAAACCTTCCTCTGTTGAAAGGACTAAATTCAAGTTATCTCTGGTAGTTGACGAAGTTCTTTCCTTGACGGAGACTAAAGTGAAGGAGAAGAACGTAAGGATAGTGAAAAAGGTGGAAGACGTTGAGGTGGCTTCCTCAAGGGACCTGATAGAGATAATACTGATAAACCTGCTTTCAAACGCCATAGATGCCGTAGAGGAGAGGGGAGAGGTAGGTATTCAAGTCTTCCTTGAAGGGGGAATTCTCAACATTGAGGTTTGGGATACAGGTAAAGGAATACCAGAGGAGGAAAAGGAGAAGGTTTTTGAACCTTTTTACACCACAAAAGAAGGCGGTTCTGGATTGGGTTTATCAATAGTTCTGAGGAATGTTTATCTTTTAAAGGGAACCCTGGAACTTAACTCTGAGCCTGGAAAAGGTAGTATATTCAAAATAAAGATACCTGTACAGGGGGCAGAGCATGGGAAGTATCCTCCTTATTGA
- the phnD gene encoding phosphate/phosphite/phosphonate ABC transporter substrate-binding protein, with the protein MVLLIVLFLTLGLSFPQEVYRFGFTAVVAKEDVKSVEKFLNYLKEKTGYSFVPVFTKSYDEMSYLLSRGMVDAAYICGAPYVEDKDYAGFELLAVPLYRGKPLYYSYVITRREKGYKSILDFKGKPYAFSDPKSNSGSVVPTYILMRNGYKAERFFKPIVYTYSHSESILAVYYGFVEGASVDSVVFDQFAKKSPEVASQLKVVEKYGPYPITPVVVRSQLSEDVKYALRKALTLMSKNPKGRDILSELSLDGFTVVEDSFYNPIREMITFIKNTSLSLQK; encoded by the coding sequence ATGGTTCTTCTTATAGTTCTGTTTTTAACCTTGGGACTTTCCTTTCCTCAGGAGGTTTACCGTTTTGGTTTTACGGCCGTGGTTGCAAAAGAGGATGTAAAAAGTGTTGAGAAGTTCCTAAACTATCTCAAGGAGAAGACGGGTTACAGCTTCGTTCCGGTCTTCACGAAATCTTACGATGAGATGAGTTATCTCCTCAGCAGGGGAATGGTTGATGCGGCATACATATGTGGAGCCCCTTACGTGGAAGATAAAGACTATGCGGGTTTTGAGCTCCTTGCAGTTCCTCTTTACAGAGGGAAACCCCTTTACTACTCCTATGTTATAACAAGGAGGGAAAAGGGATATAAGAGCATCTTAGACTTCAAGGGCAAGCCCTATGCCTTTTCGGACCCAAAATCAAACTCAGGTTCGGTTGTTCCCACCTACATACTTATGAGAAACGGCTACAAAGCTGAGAGGTTTTTCAAGCCAATAGTGTACACTTACAGCCATTCGGAATCCATTCTTGCTGTTTACTACGGGTTCGTTGAAGGGGCAAGCGTTGACAGTGTGGTCTTTGACCAGTTTGCAAAAAAATCCCCTGAGGTGGCGTCTCAACTCAAAGTTGTGGAGAAATACGGACCTTATCCCATAACTCCTGTGGTCGTTAGAAGTCAGCTTAGTGAAGACGTGAAGTACGCTCTGAGAAAAGCATTGACCCTTATGTCCAAGAACCCAAAAGGGAGAGATATCCTTTCGGAGCTTTCCCTTGATGGATTTACCGTGGTTGAGGACAGCTTCTACAACCCCATAAGGGAGATGATAACCTTTATAAAGAACACCTCTCTGAGTTTACAGAAATGA
- a CDS encoding sigma-54-dependent transcriptional regulator produces the protein MGSILLIEDERNARYALKRVLEDAGFSVVDVEDPKEAKNPDSFSLLILDLKLKNLSGIDFLQELRERGINVPVIVITAYANPENIISASRYGVVDILKKPFEREELLELVERVLEEKESSGEPQRYSEGVIVGESKKMVEVFKKVGMAASTDMNVLLVGETGVGKDMLAKVIHEKSHRKEGPFIAINCSAIPENLLEAELFGYRKGAFTGATRDIRGKIELAEGGTLFLDEIGDMPLPLQAKLLRFLETKSFYRLGEERERSSNVRVIAATNRNLRKMIEEGNFREDLYYRLSQILIEIPPLRERKEDIPILIEMFIDRANKEFGTSVKGVSKVALEEAISYEWKGNVRELKNVVYKTVLETKGGYIEKFIFDQECRENVEELLNRCMSMLSEEEYKEFLARAEKSLLRYLLDKYEGNKSKVANLLGISRNTLRMKLKTLGL, from the coding sequence ATGGGAAGTATCCTCCTTATTGAGGACGAAAGGAATGCCAGGTATGCCCTCAAACGGGTTCTTGAGGACGCTGGTTTTTCAGTAGTTGACGTTGAAGACCCAAAGGAGGCAAAGAACCCTGACAGCTTCAGCCTTCTCATACTGGACCTTAAGCTTAAGAACCTGTCAGGTATAGATTTCCTGCAGGAACTCAGGGAAAGAGGTATAAACGTACCCGTTATCGTTATAACAGCCTACGCAAACCCTGAAAACATAATATCAGCCTCCAGATACGGAGTTGTAGACATCTTAAAGAAGCCCTTTGAGAGGGAGGAACTTTTAGAGCTTGTAGAGAGGGTACTTGAGGAAAAGGAGTCCTCCGGTGAACCGCAGAGATACTCCGAGGGTGTAATAGTTGGAGAATCCAAAAAGATGGTGGAGGTGTTCAAAAAGGTTGGTATGGCGGCTTCTACCGATATGAATGTTCTCCTTGTGGGAGAGACAGGCGTCGGAAAAGACATGCTGGCGAAGGTCATTCATGAAAAATCCCATAGAAAGGAGGGTCCTTTCATTGCTATAAACTGCTCTGCAATTCCTGAAAACCTCCTTGAAGCGGAACTATTTGGTTACAGGAAAGGAGCTTTTACTGGTGCAACGAGGGATATTAGGGGTAAGATAGAGCTTGCTGAAGGGGGAACTCTATTCCTTGATGAAATTGGAGATATGCCCCTTCCTCTTCAGGCAAAGCTCCTCAGGTTTCTTGAAACCAAGAGTTTTTACAGGCTTGGGGAAGAACGGGAAAGAAGCTCTAACGTCAGGGTGATAGCTGCTACTAACAGAAACCTCAGAAAGATGATAGAGGAGGGGAATTTCAGGGAAGACCTTTACTACAGGTTATCCCAGATACTTATAGAGATTCCCCCTCTGCGGGAGAGGAAGGAGGATATACCCATACTGATAGAGATGTTTATTGACAGAGCGAACAAAGAATTTGGAACCAGCGTTAAGGGCGTGAGCAAAGTGGCACTGGAGGAAGCCATAAGTTACGAGTGGAAAGGGAATGTGAGGGAACTTAAGAATGTAGTCTACAAAACCGTCCTTGAGACAAAGGGAGGGTACATAGAGAAGTTTATCTTTGACCAAGAATGTCGGGAGAATGTTGAAGAGCTTTTAAACAGATGTATGAGCATGCTATCGGAGGAAGAGTATAAAGAGTTCCTTGCAAGGGCGGAGAAAAGCCTTCTGAGGTACCTCCTGGATAAATACGAGGGAAACAAGAGCAAGGTAGCTAACCTGCTTGGTATTTCCAGAAACACCCTGAGAATGAAGCTAAAAACTTTAGGTCTTTAA
- the dxs gene encoding 1-deoxy-D-xylulose-5-phosphate synthase: MLKKYRLLSEYKGPEDIKRFGEEELKELAQEVRDYIIEVTSQNGGHVGPGLGVVELTIALLRVFDPPEDTIIWDIGHQGYPWKILTDRKEVFHTLRQYGGIAGFLRREESPYDAFGAGHSSTSISAALGFRIAKDLKGDESFVVAVIGDGAMTAGMAFEALNNAGHIRPDRFIVILNDNEMSISPNVGAISTYLNKIISGHFVQESRQRIKGLLKHLGETPLRFMKLTEEFLKGLISPGVLFEELGFNYIGVVDGHNISALEKTLHNVKEIKGPVLLHVVTKKGKGYPHAEEDPVKWHGVAPYKVESGEIIKKPSPPTWTSIFGKAVVELAEMDERVVVITPAMREGSGLVEFSKKFPSRFFDVGIAEQHAATFAAGLACEGMKPIAAYYSTFLQRAYDQVIHDIALQRLPVTFAIDRGGLVGDDGPTHHGVFDLSYLRCVPNMVVAAPKDEQELRNLLYTAVNSSLPFAVRYPRGCAYGVPVEDFESIEIGSWEELLEGEEVVVLATGYPVYQALKAAEKLYKEGIRIGVVNARFVKPMDESLLEKLARKYELFITVEDNTVVGGFGAGVLEFLSRKGILKRVVNLGVPDKFIEHGNQNLLRKIIGIDSDGIERAVRDLLTKKTLEY; the protein is encoded by the coding sequence ATGCTTAAGAAATACAGACTCCTCTCAGAGTATAAGGGACCCGAAGATATAAAACGTTTTGGTGAGGAAGAGTTAAAGGAGCTCGCTCAGGAGGTAAGGGACTACATAATTGAGGTTACCTCTCAGAACGGTGGGCATGTGGGTCCCGGTCTTGGTGTTGTTGAGCTAACCATAGCTCTCTTAAGGGTCTTTGACCCCCCAGAAGACACGATAATCTGGGATATAGGGCACCAGGGTTATCCCTGGAAGATTCTGACCGACAGGAAGGAAGTGTTCCACACTCTCAGACAGTATGGAGGGATAGCAGGTTTCCTGAGAAGGGAAGAAAGCCCGTACGACGCCTTCGGGGCAGGGCATAGCTCCACCTCTATATCTGCAGCTCTTGGATTCAGAATAGCCAAAGACTTGAAGGGTGATGAGAGCTTTGTGGTGGCTGTTATAGGTGACGGGGCGATGACGGCAGGAATGGCTTTTGAGGCGCTGAACAATGCCGGACACATAAGACCTGACAGGTTCATCGTTATACTCAACGATAATGAGATGTCTATCTCCCCAAATGTGGGGGCTATATCCACTTACTTGAACAAAATAATAAGCGGACACTTCGTCCAGGAGTCACGTCAGAGGATAAAGGGGCTCTTGAAACACCTTGGTGAAACGCCTCTGAGGTTTATGAAACTTACCGAAGAGTTTCTGAAAGGGCTCATATCCCCCGGTGTCCTCTTTGAAGAGCTGGGTTTTAACTATATCGGTGTTGTGGACGGCCACAACATCAGTGCCCTTGAAAAGACCCTGCATAACGTAAAGGAGATAAAGGGTCCGGTACTTCTTCACGTGGTTACAAAGAAGGGAAAGGGTTACCCACATGCAGAGGAAGACCCCGTTAAGTGGCATGGGGTGGCTCCCTACAAGGTTGAGTCTGGTGAGATCATTAAGAAGCCTTCTCCACCTACCTGGACCTCCATCTTTGGGAAGGCTGTTGTTGAATTGGCAGAGATGGATGAAAGGGTAGTGGTGATAACGCCGGCTATGAGGGAGGGCTCTGGTCTGGTTGAATTTTCAAAGAAATTCCCGAGCAGATTCTTTGACGTTGGTATAGCGGAGCAACACGCCGCAACCTTTGCGGCTGGATTGGCATGTGAAGGTATGAAACCCATAGCTGCCTATTATTCCACCTTTCTCCAGAGGGCTTACGACCAGGTTATACACGATATAGCCCTTCAGAGGCTGCCCGTTACCTTTGCTATAGATAGGGGAGGCTTGGTAGGAGACGATGGACCAACCCATCACGGCGTCTTTGACCTCTCCTATCTGAGGTGTGTGCCCAACATGGTGGTGGCTGCCCCCAAGGATGAGCAGGAGCTCAGGAATTTACTCTATACCGCTGTGAACAGCTCCCTTCCCTTTGCCGTAAGGTATCCTCGTGGTTGTGCTTACGGTGTACCCGTGGAAGACTTTGAAAGCATAGAGATCGGAAGTTGGGAAGAGCTTCTTGAAGGGGAGGAGGTCGTTGTGCTTGCGACAGGGTACCCGGTGTATCAGGCACTGAAAGCAGCGGAGAAGCTTTACAAGGAAGGCATACGCATAGGTGTTGTGAATGCGAGGTTTGTAAAGCCTATGGACGAGAGCCTCCTTGAGAAACTGGCAAGGAAGTATGAACTTTTCATAACGGTTGAGGATAACACCGTTGTGGGAGGCTTCGGAGCGGGTGTTCTTGAGTTCCTGTCCAGAAAAGGTATTCTAAAGCGTGTGGTCAACCTGGGAGTCCCAGACAAGTTTATAGAACATGGTAATCAGAACCTATTGAGAAAGATTATAGGTATTGACTCTGATGGTATAGAAAGAGCCGTAAGAGACCTTCTTACCAAGAAAACCCTTGAGTATTAA
- the trmB gene encoding tRNA (guanosine(46)-N7)-methyltransferase TrmB, producing the protein MLCPLNYKRVEKPLPWDEVLVEIGFGRGDFLLRIANDNPDVIALGFELSGIGIEKLQKRVKSAGIKNISCVRLDAYWGFHLLLKDNSIRSIYINYPDPWFKRRDTKRRVTSREKLFLFSKKLKKGGSLYVRTDHLPFAEFTIEEATWLGGFEYELRELETSEPLTKYEAKWLSQGRKLYQLTLVKVGETKLIELPKLKEVKELFPVRIEGKEPHTESLEGKEFKLEEGVYLRLFRAYRRPDSELIEALLSEEGFTQRFFIELRKKGRTWIVDISPHSEVLRTENIQKAVNRVAEAAFRP; encoded by the coding sequence ATGCTCTGCCCGCTGAATTACAAGAGAGTTGAGAAGCCCCTCCCGTGGGATGAAGTTCTCGTAGAAATTGGCTTTGGTCGGGGAGACTTCCTTTTAAGGATAGCCAATGATAACCCTGACGTTATAGCCTTGGGGTTTGAACTCTCCGGAATTGGCATAGAAAAGCTCCAGAAGAGAGTAAAGAGCGCTGGCATAAAGAATATATCCTGCGTTAGATTGGACGCTTACTGGGGCTTTCACCTCCTTCTGAAAGACAACTCCATCAGGAGCATATACATAAACTATCCAGACCCCTGGTTCAAGAGGAGAGATACTAAGAGAAGGGTGACGAGCAGAGAAAAACTCTTCCTGTTCTCAAAAAAGCTGAAGAAAGGGGGAAGCCTATATGTAAGAACGGACCATCTGCCTTTTGCAGAGTTTACAATTGAAGAGGCAACGTGGCTCGGTGGTTTTGAATACGAACTTAGGGAGTTAGAGACAAGTGAGCCTTTAACCAAGTATGAAGCCAAATGGCTCTCTCAAGGAAGGAAATTATACCAGTTAACCTTGGTCAAGGTAGGTGAGACAAAACTTATAGAATTACCAAAGCTAAAGGAGGTAAAGGAGTTGTTCCCTGTGAGAATAGAGGGAAAGGAGCCACACACTGAAAGTCTTGAAGGTAAAGAGTTCAAGCTTGAGGAAGGTGTTTACCTAAGACTGTTTAGGGCTTATAGGCGCCCTGATTCTGAGCTCATAGAGGCACTCCTGTCTGAAGAGGGCTTCACCCAGAGGTTCTTTATTGAGCTTAGGAAAAAGGGCAGGACATGGATAGTTGATATATCGCCTCATAGTGAGGTTTTAAGGACTGAAAACATCCAGAAGGCAGTTAATAGGGTCGCAGAAGCTGCATTCAGACCATAA
- the rgy gene encoding reverse gyrase, with the protein MISAVFENLCPNCGGRISSDRVLKGLPCDKCLPKEVSRDKLCSVIKKGSMRELCDIEEKVNRWELFFRENVGSTPWSLQRSWAKKVFLKRSFALLAPTGVGKTTFGVTVAAFLAKEGKKSYIILPTKLLLEQVQKSLIKAGVPEGELLVAGEVTEKKKREAKEKIAGGDFKVLVTTSMYLYKNYELIPREFDFIFVDDVDSFLKTAKNIDKVLYLLGFSEEEVQRAYELVRLKEKRNKSKEDWELIKEESQKIAELSSKARGVLVVSSATGNPRSNRIKLFKELLGFEVGRPTVYLRNVADVYEEPEDMDRALVEKVRELGGGGLIFVSSDLGKEGVNRVLKLLKKEKIKAKSYEELKDFSEFEKGKVQVLIGISSYRNPLVRGLDLPHVVRYALFYGVPKITVSLNIETSVSHLLWALLSIRPTIAKSLKDKVKDVDRWIQTLRRYSFISESFIEQSPELGKRIESLRKEVQKFLLSKEVKKLLESSEELTLRKTEEGYTMVVADVTGYLQASGRTSRMFAGGVTKGLSYILVDDRRALNNLFRKVRWFNEDVRFVPATEIKLEELLKEINEDRRKVKALLEGREEVERKEHIKPVLVVVESPNKARTIANFFGKPISRRFGDFEVLEIAAGDLYLMITSSLGHILDLTKEEGFHGVIVDGDFTPIYEVIEGKDKTVEGLRLIAEEVESAYVATDPDTEGEKIGWDVGALLTPFVKEIRRVEFHEVTRRAIGQALKNPRDFNENLVKAQVVRRISDRWIGFEVSRILQSTFQKAWLSGGRVQIPVLGWIVEREKEYRKKRQVVQITFRGEGSWLRVEFEFPDKKEAKKFFEKLKNVEVNLLEEREEELSPPGPFTTDTLLKEASDRFRFSVKKTMQLAQDLFEKGFITYHRTDSTRVSDVGIAVAREFVTENFPKELFSARRWGSEGAHECIRPTKPLDSEELRSVILSGQVQELTRDHIVLYDLIFKRFMASQMKSAKVKLSRVVLRALDREQELELRTGVVKDGFNLIYPIELHPELKGRIPVSDKKELKEVPSAYLFTQGSLVQEMKRRGIGRPSTYASTVEKLLDRGYVIERSGFLIPTKLGKEVYEFLKNQERIIPFVSEEFTRKLEELMDSVEEGKEDHNEILKTLYEDIIEFEVSVRR; encoded by the coding sequence ATGATTTCAGCAGTCTTTGAAAATCTGTGCCCTAACTGTGGGGGAAGGATAAGCTCTGACAGGGTTTTAAAAGGGCTCCCCTGTGATAAGTGCCTACCTAAGGAAGTCTCAAGGGACAAACTCTGTTCCGTAATAAAGAAAGGCTCTATGAGGGAACTCTGTGACATTGAAGAGAAGGTAAACAGGTGGGAACTCTTTTTCAGGGAGAACGTAGGCAGTACTCCCTGGAGTCTTCAACGTTCATGGGCTAAGAAGGTGTTTCTAAAAAGGAGTTTTGCCCTTCTTGCTCCCACCGGAGTTGGCAAAACTACCTTCGGTGTTACTGTGGCTGCCTTTCTGGCTAAAGAGGGAAAGAAGAGTTATATAATCCTGCCTACAAAACTTTTGCTTGAGCAGGTTCAGAAAAGCTTGATAAAAGCTGGCGTACCTGAGGGGGAGCTCCTTGTAGCTGGAGAGGTGACGGAGAAAAAAAAGAGGGAGGCTAAGGAGAAGATAGCCGGAGGAGATTTTAAAGTTCTGGTAACCACATCAATGTATCTGTATAAAAACTATGAACTGATACCAAGGGAGTTTGACTTTATATTCGTTGATGACGTTGACTCTTTCCTAAAGACTGCAAAGAACATAGATAAGGTCTTATACCTTTTGGGCTTTTCGGAAGAGGAGGTCCAAAGAGCCTATGAGCTTGTAAGACTGAAGGAAAAAAGGAATAAATCCAAAGAAGACTGGGAACTTATAAAGGAGGAATCCCAAAAGATAGCAGAGCTTTCTTCTAAGGCAAGGGGAGTGCTCGTTGTCTCCTCAGCTACGGGGAACCCCCGCTCAAACAGGATAAAGTTGTTTAAAGAACTTCTTGGTTTTGAAGTTGGGAGGCCTACCGTTTACCTACGGAACGTTGCAGACGTATATGAAGAACCTGAAGATATGGACAGAGCCCTCGTTGAAAAGGTCAGGGAACTTGGTGGTGGTGGACTTATATTTGTTTCTTCTGACTTGGGGAAAGAAGGTGTGAACAGAGTACTGAAACTTCTGAAAAAGGAGAAGATAAAAGCTAAATCTTACGAGGAACTCAAAGACTTTTCTGAGTTTGAGAAGGGAAAAGTTCAGGTTCTTATAGGTATATCCTCTTACAGAAATCCTTTGGTCAGAGGGCTTGACCTGCCACACGTCGTGAGATACGCCCTTTTCTATGGTGTCCCCAAGATAACCGTTTCACTTAACATAGAGACAAGCGTCTCCCACCTGCTGTGGGCACTTTTATCTATAAGACCAACAATAGCAAAGTCGCTCAAGGATAAAGTGAAAGACGTTGACAGGTGGATTCAGACACTGAGAAGGTACTCCTTTATAAGTGAGAGTTTTATTGAACAGAGCCCCGAGCTTGGTAAAAGGATAGAGAGTTTGAGGAAGGAAGTTCAAAAGTTCCTTCTCTCAAAGGAGGTTAAGAAGCTTCTTGAAAGCTCTGAAGAACTGACACTCAGGAAAACCGAAGAAGGCTACACCATGGTTGTTGCTGACGTAACAGGCTACCTTCAGGCTTCGGGGAGAACTTCAAGGATGTTTGCGGGTGGTGTCACTAAGGGGCTTAGCTACATACTGGTTGATGACAGAAGAGCTTTAAACAACCTCTTCAGAAAGGTAAGGTGGTTTAACGAGGATGTCCGATTTGTTCCAGCAACCGAGATAAAGCTGGAGGAGCTGCTGAAAGAGATAAACGAGGATAGAAGAAAGGTAAAAGCCCTCCTTGAGGGCAGGGAAGAGGTGGAAAGGAAAGAGCATATAAAACCTGTCCTTGTCGTGGTGGAATCTCCAAACAAAGCCAGAACCATAGCGAACTTCTTTGGAAAACCAATATCACGACGTTTCGGAGACTTTGAAGTCTTAGAGATAGCCGCCGGAGACCTTTACCTTATGATTACTTCTTCTTTAGGGCACATCCTTGACCTGACGAAGGAGGAAGGTTTTCACGGGGTCATAGTGGATGGAGACTTCACTCCCATTTATGAGGTTATAGAGGGTAAGGATAAGACCGTTGAGGGGCTCAGACTGATAGCTGAGGAGGTTGAAAGTGCTTACGTTGCGACTGACCCTGACACGGAAGGGGAGAAGATAGGCTGGGATGTAGGCGCATTGCTTACCCCCTTTGTTAAGGAGATTCGCAGGGTAGAGTTCCATGAAGTTACAAGAAGGGCGATAGGTCAGGCTCTGAAGAACCCAAGAGATTTCAATGAGAACTTAGTTAAGGCTCAGGTAGTCAGAAGGATATCGGATAGGTGGATCGGCTTTGAGGTTTCTCGCATACTTCAATCAACCTTTCAGAAAGCTTGGCTTTCTGGTGGTAGGGTCCAGATACCCGTCCTGGGCTGGATAGTGGAGCGAGAGAAGGAGTACAGAAAAAAGAGACAGGTTGTTCAGATAACCTTCAGAGGAGAAGGAAGCTGGTTACGTGTTGAATTTGAGTTTCCTGATAAGAAAGAGGCAAAAAAGTTTTTTGAGAAACTCAAAAACGTGGAGGTCAACCTCCTTGAGGAGAGAGAGGAGGAACTCTCACCACCCGGACCTTTTACCACGGACACACTTTTAAAGGAGGCCTCGGATAGGTTTAGGTTCAGCGTGAAAAAGACCATGCAACTTGCTCAGGACCTGTTTGAGAAGGGCTTCATAACTTACCATAGGACTGACTCCACCCGTGTATCAGATGTGGGTATAGCGGTCGCCAGGGAATTTGTGACGGAGAACTTTCCGAAAGAACTCTTCTCGGCGAGGCGCTGGGGAAGCGAGGGAGCTCACGAGTGCATTAGACCGACAAAACCCCTGGATAGCGAAGAGCTCAGGTCGGTGATTCTCTCTGGTCAGGTTCAGGAGCTTACCAGGGACCATATAGTCCTGTACGACTTGATATTTAAAAGATTTATGGCATCACAGATGAAGTCTGCAAAGGTTAAACTAAGCAGGGTTGTGCTTCGTGCCCTTGACCGAGAGCAGGAGCTTGAGCTCAGAACGGGAGTTGTTAAGGACGGTTTTAACTTGATCTACCCTATAGAGCTGCATCCAGAGCTTAAAGGCAGGATACCTGTATCTGACAAGAAGGAGTTAAAGGAGGTTCCGAGCGCTTACCTCTTCACACAGGGAAGTTTGGTTCAGGAGATGAAGAGGAGGGGAATAGGAAGACCCTCCACTTACGCGAGCACAGTTGAGAAGTTACTTGACAGGGGGTACGTGATAGAGAGGAGCGGTTTCCTTATCCCTACAAAGCTTGGAAAGGAAGTTTATGAGTTTCTTAAAAACCAGGAGAGGATAATACCTTTCGTATCGGAAGAGTTCACCAGGAAACTTGAGGAGCTAATGGACAGTGTGGAAGAAGGGAAGGAAGACCACAACGAAATCCTTAAAACCCTTTACGAGGATATAATAGAATTTGAGGTGAGCGTGAGGAGGTAG